The Candidatus Mancarchaeum acidiphilum sequence CTTCCGGAAGCTATGACATTGAGGCTTGAATCGCATTTTGTGTTTCTTTCGGCATTGACCAAGTCCGACATCAAGTCAAATTTTTGGTTCATGCTTCCAGCAACTGTTTTCCTTATATTGACTTCGGCACTTTCGGCAGCTGACACGATGCGGGATTCCTCTTTGGTGAATGAATTGCCGGCATATATTTCATTGATGTCCAGTTTTGAGTATTCATCGGCATTTGCACGGAGCATGCTAACAACTCCTGAATCTCCACCAAGGTGCATTATATTGAACTCCAAGCTTGAATCCTTATTTGCTGATACCTCGTGCATTATTACTGCGGGAGGCAGGTCATCAGATTTTCCAGATAATATGATTTCATTGATTGTTGATAGTTCCTTGCTGCTAGAATCTATAATGAGTTGTATAGGGTATAGATTGTGGCTGTAGTCCAAGATAATATTTACAGGCTTCCCTGCTTTAGGCCTTATGTATATTATTTTCTCTGAGAATGCGTGCACAAATGCTGCGTACAAATCGGAGTTGTCAAATAGCTTCTTTCTCTGAATGTTAAAAGAGCCTGGAGTATATACCTCTACTTCATTTGGCATGTCATTAACTACATCAAGGCCTCCTGTTATCCTGACGTTGAATTTTATACCTAGTATGCTTTCGTATTTTGCATAATCACTGCTTGCTGCAATGGCATTGCCATTAGGAGGCAGCAATTGGATTTTGAAGTTGTATTTCTTGTACAATATATCTCTAAGGTAGTTTTGTGACGCTCTGCCGCTTTTCTGCATTGAAATTGCATCCTCCCTAAGGCTTTGGTAATTATTTATATTGTTGTCCATAATTTATCCCACCGAATTGCTTGTATCCATCTTTATAAGCCTTTTAAGCTCCAACGAGTATTCCATAGGCAATACCTCCACCAATGGCTGTATGAAACCGAGTACTGCAGTCGCTATTGCATCGTCCTCGCTAAGGCCACGTGACATTAAGTAGAATAGTTCATCCTCCCCAAGCCTTCCTACAGTGGCTTCGTGGCTTACAAAAGCGTCATCAGCATATATCTCATTGTAAGGATATGTGTTTGTCTTTGAATTCTCGTCAAGCAGAAGTGCATCGCATTTCACTGTAGACCTTGCGTTCCTAGCACGGCTGTCTATGTGCACAAGACCTCTATACGTTGTTATGCCTGTTCCTTTAGAGATGCTTTTAGATATAATCTTTGAAGTTGTATTGCTGGCAAGATGGTATACCTTTCCACCTGTATCCTGACGCTGGCTATCCCCTGCTACGGCTATGGAAAGTATCTCCCCTTTTGCACCCTCTCCCTGTAGATATACGCTTGGATACTTCATGTTCGCGCCGCTTCCTATATTCGCATCTATCCATTCAACTCTTGCATTTTCTGCTGCAAAGGCACGCTGGGTTACCAGGTTATACACGTTTTTAGACCAGTTTTGCACTGTTACATAACGTATGTGCGCACCTTTCTTTGCCACTAGCTCTACTACTGCTGCATGAAGAGATGAGTTTATGTAGATTGGGGCGGTGCAACCCTCTATGTAAGTTACGTCTGCATCTTCATCTGCTATTATCAGAGTTCTTTCAAATTGCCCAGAGCTTTCTGCATTTATGCGGAAATATGCCTGCAGTGGCAATGATAATTTTACGCCTTTTGGCACGTATATGAAGCTGCCTCCGGACCATGTAGCTGTATTAAGAGCCGCATATTTATTGTCAGTCGGTGGTATTACGGAACCGAAATATTTTTTTACTAAATCCGGATGCTCTTTGACCGCTGTATCCATATCTGTGAATATGACACCGCGTTTTTCAAGATCATCTTTGAGGTGGTGGTATACCACTTCTGAATCATATTGTGCTGCGCCTCCTGCAAAGAATTTCCTTTCTGCCTCTGGGACTCCTAATTTATCAAAAGTCCTTTTTATTTCTTCTGGGACTTTGTCCCAATTATCCGAATTTTGGCTGCTCTTGGGCTTCTTGTAGTAATAGATTGAATCGTAGTTTATCTGGCTTAAGTCAGGACCCCAATTTGGGACTGGTTTATCTTTGAATATCTTGTAACCTAATAGCCTTTTCTTAAGCATCCATTCAGGCTCATTTTTCAACTTTGATATATGTATTACCACATCTTCAGATATCCCTACCTTCATCTCATCGTATGCGAGCTTATCGCTAAACCCGTATTTCTCTGCATATTCTTTTTCTTCTTGCAAAACGGAATTCGCTAAATCTGACAATCTTGACACCTATTTTATAACTGAGTTATAAATATAACGATTGACAACCTATTTATGCTTTAATATTGCAAATTTAACATGTTCTAAAATTTTGCAATATCAAAATGTATCAGGCAGTTAATTAAAAATTGAATTTCAAGGCGTTTAAATGCTCAGATTTTTAAAAAGATTTCAGAGGTATCAAGAGAAACTTATTGCGATTGGGGATATAGAGCTCAATGCGGTAATTGCTGACAATTTCATAAAGAGAATGATAGGCTTAATGTACCGGGATTCTTTGAAAGAAAACAGCTGCATGCTTTTCATTTTTGATTCGGCAGGAAAACTTGGAATATGGATGTATAATATGAAGTTCCCGATTGATGTTCTTTGGATAGATAAAAATATGGCTATTATAGATATTAAAGAAAATCTGCAACCTTGCAGAAGCATATTCAATTGCGATATCGCATACCCTAAAGCTAACTCAAAATATATAATAGAATTGAATGCTGGATATGTTAAATCTCACGATATAAAATTAGGTACAAAAATTAATTTGGAATAAATAAAATAAAAAATTAAAATCCTGATTACTTGGATGACCTGCCGCCCCTATTCATTTTGCTTCTGGCAACATATCCTTTCTTATTGATGAAATATAAGTATCCCTGCTCCCTGTTTACGCGCTCGCTCCCAACTTTCTTTTTCTTTCCTGAAGGGTTTGACTTCATAGGGGTCTGCCATACATATCCATCGCTTCCTAAGTAATATAGGTATCCATCTTCTCTATTAATCTGTTCTTTTCCTACCTGTTCCATTCTTACACCAATATTATTATCGATAGATATATTTAAATAATTATCTCGTATTTCACTCGTAAATTCCCTAAAAACTGCCAGAGTATAGAGTTTTGGGCAATGCCAGGACCCTAATAGAGGTTGTGCTTAATTTGATTTGATAGGTTATAGATGACATTTTTCATTCTTTTGAATTGCCATCTTGGGATCCCCATTCTCTTGCAGGTTTGTTCTCTATCCCAAGCATATTCAACATCCTGCCTACTATAAGGTCAACCATTTCTTCAGCATTTTTTGTTGTGACATCCTCCCACCCGTAAACGGTGTGGGCTTCCTTCGCATTCATGCAGTCACTGCATCCTGCAAAGGATGTGTTTTATCGGTTCTCAGTTCCTCGAGAACTGCCTCCCTTTGAGGTCTTACACCCTCTCTCTGAGCGTGACTTCCCCTCTGTCCGAGGGTAGCTCTTTTGAGTATGTTTATTGACGCGTTTATATCCCTGTCTATTGTCAGTCCACAGACGTTACAGTGGTATATTCTGTCCCCTAATGTCAGTCTTTCATTGCCTTCCTTTATATGATGGCAGTTGCTACATTCCTGTGTCGTATCTTTTGCGTCTACCTTTATTACCTTCATACCAGCACTTTCAGCCTTGTATGAAAGCATTTGAATGAATCTGTTCCATGAAGCATTATAAATTGACTGTGCAAGATTGTGATTTTTTACCATATTTTGAATATGAAGGCCTTCTACTGCAAATGAGGTATATCCCGAATTTACTAATTTACTAGAAAGTTTGCGAGCGAAGTCATTGGATTGCTCTGCAACATGTTCCCATTCATTTTGCAAATGCTGCTTTGCCTTCTCTCTTCTTTCAGAGCCTTTTTCCCTTCTCGCAATTTTTCTTTGCCATCTCGCAATGTGCTTCACAGGTTTTCTCACAAACTTTGGCTTCTCCGTCTTCATGCCGTCAGAAGTTGTGACAAAAGAATGCAAACCCATATCTATACCGACAGGATCCGTGTCTTCAATTTTTGGAGGTTCAGTCTCTGTGATTGTGGTAAAGATTGCAAAATATTCTTCAGCCTTTTTCTTTATTGTAAGTGTTTTTATCTTGCCTTCTATTGGTCTGTGCGACTCTATTTCTATTCTTCCACTCAGTTTGGAAACCCTGAGCATGTGCTTTTTGCCTTTCTTTTTTATACTGAAAGAGCCGTTGTCTTGCGGGTAGGTTATGCTGTAATACCTGTCTTTTGATTTGAAACGGGGAAAGCCCGCCTTCACTTTCTTGCCCTGCTTCTTTTCATTTATCCTTCTGAAGAAATTCTTGTATGCCTTCAAGACACGATATTTTATTTCGCAACGCACCTGTGAGTATATTTGAAGGAATCTCTTGTCCTTCTCTATCTCCTTGGCAAACTTGTTCAGGGTTGACATCGAAAGCTTCTTGTTACCTCCTTTATATGATTTTATCGACTTTTCAAGAAGCAGGTTGTAGAATTCTTTTGAAAGCAAAAGTTGCAGGTCTATCTCTTTTTGCCTTTTTGCGTCAGGGTAGATCCTGAACTTGTAGGCCCTTATCATTTCCATTATATCCCTTTCTCGTTTGTTTATTTATTCATCGAAACTTTTATATTCTTATATCTGTGGTTCGCTTTCATCCCACCGCTAAAGCGTGTGGGATTTCCCGCTCACTTTGTTAAAATGGAATTGCGGAAACGGGGGCATTACTATTGCACCTGCTTCTGCCACTGCAAGCAGATTTTTGAGGTGTATTACACTCAACGGGGACTCTCTTGGCATTATTACAAGCTTCCATCTCTTCTCTTTTAGGGCAATTGATGCTACACGTATTATCAAGTTGTCCTCGTATCCATTTGCTATACCAGATAAGGTTTTCATAGAGCAAGGTGCAACAAGAACACCATCAAGCTTGAAAGATCCGCTGGCTATAGGTGCCATAAAGTTTCCCTCTTCATAGCTGAAGTCTGCAAGATCTTCAACATCTTTCATATTTACACCTAGCTCGTATTTCATAACCCTGGCCCCAGACCTGCTCATTACTAAATAGGTCTCTATGTTGTCCATATTTGAAAGGGCTTAAAGGAAACGGTAAACATATATCATTCCATCTGCTCCAGTAACCAAAACTGCAACTCGCTTCTTTATCCAACCACTAAAGATTAAGTGTTAAATTTTAAATATTGGAGCATAAGAATTTACTTTGAGCTTTGAATATACTATCATAATGTGCATTAGTGTCAGCGGACGTATTTTCAAATAGGGATATATTTAAAATAATTGCCTACCATAGATTAATGATTTTATGATAGATATTAAGTTATTAGATAAAAAGGCAGATTTCCAAGGTTATTCGTTTATAGAAGGATTTCCAGGAATAGGGTTGGTGGGCCCTATGGCTATAAATTATATGATAGACAAACTTGACATGGACTATTGCGGCTACTTGGATTCGGATAAATTCCCGCCACTTATAGCAATACACGATTCTATCCCAATGCCTCCAATAAGAATTTATTGCTCTAAAAAATACAAGCTTGTTACCATATTTGCAGAATTCCAGATACCTATGGATCTTATATATGAATTGAGCGCAAAGTTGAATGAATTCATAAAGGAGAATAAGATATCAAGGATATTTTCAGTAAATGGGATGCCTTACAAGGATGACAGCCAGGATGCAACTGCTTTAAAAGATCCCAATGTGGCTTTTGGTATGGTATCCAAAAAGAACTTGATCAGTGAATTAAAAAAATATAATATATCGCCGGTTAATGAAGGTGTTGCGACAGGTATAAGTGCAATGATGATGACAAAGGCATTGAATGACAACATAGATGACATAACCTTGTTGATACCGGTAAATCCTAATTTGATTGATCCAAAATATGCGGAATCTGCCATAAAATACATTAACCAGCTGGTAGGTCTTGACATAAACACGGACGAACTTGAAAAAGAGTCAAAGGAGGTTGAAGCAAAGATAAAGGATCTTTTGAAAAAGAACAAGGACACACATCAGACATACAAGAATTCATACAATGACAGCGGACTATCAATGTATGCTTGATTTATTTCTTTGCAGGGGTGGCAGAGTCTGGTCTGGCCATGGTGATAGGTCACAGAAAAATGCGCAGGACTTAAGATCCTGTGGCTTAGCGCCTTCGTGAGTTCAAATCTCACCCCCTGCACTTGAATTTTGCAGGTTTAGGTTTTCTTATATACTAAGGAGTTTACAGTATCGAAAAGGTGTTGCGTAATTT is a genomic window containing:
- a CDS encoding SufB/SufD family protein, translated to MDNNINNYQSLREDAISMQKSGRASQNYLRDILYKKYNFKIQLLPPNGNAIAASSDYAKYESILGIKFNVRITGGLDVVNDMPNEVEVYTPGSFNIQRKKLFDNSDLYAAFVHAFSEKIIYIRPKAGKPVNIILDYSHNLYPIQLIIDSSSKELSTINEIILSGKSDDLPPAVIMHEVSANKDSSLEFNIMHLGGDSGVVSMLRANADEYSKLDINEIYAGNSFTKEESRIVSAAESAEVNIRKTVAGSMNQKFDLMSDLVNAERNTKCDSSLNVIASGSSVCYAKDFAEVREGAEKSVSHISQRGIIRDSTASLNMMPDMSINESYTKASHYSYSSPIDKDELFYLESRGMSEEQAEHLISLGFFSTNVGKIRDREVRNSAISILDYVLSKRDYHIPKGLKPIEWDFYGGMGIIEGIKDTK
- the sufB gene encoding Fe-S cluster assembly protein SufB, coding for MSDLANSVLQEEKEYAEKYGFSDKLAYDEMKVGISEDVVIHISKLKNEPEWMLKKRLLGYKIFKDKPVPNWGPDLSQINYDSIYYYKKPKSSQNSDNWDKVPEEIKRTFDKLGVPEAERKFFAGGAAQYDSEVVYHHLKDDLEKRGVIFTDMDTAVKEHPDLVKKYFGSVIPPTDNKYAALNTATWSGGSFIYVPKGVKLSLPLQAYFRINAESSGQFERTLIIADEDADVTYIEGCTAPIYINSSLHAAVVELVAKKGAHIRYVTVQNWSKNVYNLVTQRAFAAENARVEWIDANIGSGANMKYPSVYLQGEGAKGEILSIAVAGDSQRQDTGGKVYHLASNTTSKIISKSISKGTGITTYRGLVHIDSRARNARSTVKCDALLLDENSKTNTYPYNEIYADDAFVSHEATVGRLGEDELFYLMSRGLSEDDAIATAVLGFIQPLVEVLPMEYSLELKRLIKMDTSNSVG
- a CDS encoding DUF192 domain-containing protein gives rise to the protein MLRFLKRFQRYQEKLIAIGDIELNAVIADNFIKRMIGLMYRDSLKENSCMLFIFDSAGKLGIWMYNMKFPIDVLWIDKNMAIIDIKENLQPCRSIFNCDIAYPKANSKYIIELNAGYVKSHDIKLGTKINLE
- a CDS encoding RNA-guided endonuclease InsQ/TnpB family protein; its protein translation is MEMIRAYKFRIYPDAKRQKEIDLQLLLSKEFYNLLLEKSIKSYKGGNKKLSMSTLNKFAKEIEKDKRFLQIYSQVRCEIKYRVLKAYKNFFRRINEKKQGKKVKAGFPRFKSKDRYYSITYPQDNGSFSIKKKGKKHMLRVSKLSGRIEIESHRPIEGKIKTLTIKKKAEEYFAIFTTITETEPPKIEDTDPVGIDMGLHSFVTTSDGMKTEKPKFVRKPVKHIARWQRKIARREKGSERREKAKQHLQNEWEHVAEQSNDFARKLSSKLVNSGYTSFAVEGLHIQNMVKNHNLAQSIYNASWNRFIQMLSYKAESAGMKVIKVDAKDTTQECSNCHHIKEGNERLTLGDRIYHCNVCGLTIDRDINASINILKRATLGQRGSHAQREGVRPQREAVLEELRTDKTHPLQDAVTA
- a CDS encoding UbiX family flavin prenyltransferase is translated as MDNIETYLVMSRSGARVMKYELGVNMKDVEDLADFSYEEGNFMAPIASGSFKLDGVLVAPCSMKTLSGIANGYEDNLIIRVASIALKEKRWKLVIMPRESPLSVIHLKNLLAVAEAGAIVMPPFPQFHFNKVSGKSHTL
- a CDS encoding proteasome assembly chaperone family protein, whose amino-acid sequence is MIDIKLLDKKADFQGYSFIEGFPGIGLVGPMAINYMIDKLDMDYCGYLDSDKFPPLIAIHDSIPMPPIRIYCSKKYKLVTIFAEFQIPMDLIYELSAKLNEFIKENKISRIFSVNGMPYKDDSQDATALKDPNVAFGMVSKKNLISELKKYNISPVNEGVATGISAMMMTKALNDNIDDITLLIPVNPNLIDPKYAESAIKYINQLVGLDINTDELEKESKEVEAKIKDLLKKNKDTHQTYKNSYNDSGLSMYA